One window of Paenibacillus albicereus genomic DNA carries:
- a CDS encoding discoidin domain-containing protein, with translation MMDDRKGRPAGAARRRGKSWKALLAAGLAAAAVAPAGGAGGGGVAHAAESRLISQGAAAYASSSEGGNAAELAVDGNDGSRWGSRWGSDNEWLYVDLGAAAAIDRVSILWEGAYAKGYKVQVSNDEINWTDVYSTAAGDGGVDDLAVQASGRFVRVQGTKRALDAYGISIFELKVYGTGGAYEPPPSYGPNVALNRPVQASSYEQSGYLPPGATLPANAVDGNPSTRWGSNHTNNEWFYVDLGSKRTLGRIVLNWESAGRAFDLEVSDNATSWTPIYRELHGAGGRQDIAVYASGRYVRMKGIGRATSFGYSLYEFEAYDYVEGQPKPTYPIPALPTPATVQAGMGSYLTRDIGMPQPRFPQYKSASVQAPIASNDWWQSLLIKPLGDALITLPLKSAFTKQGLGIQNPGAGKLGAGGGSVNAGGAPDLYLTSSDIGAAKMANRVSGYGDFHVTTALSDNAMDKMKITLVKGSPYVYGRFANPASPELYSALVTGIVDGSGQPILTTDGATYTGDRIGLLVDNPDGGAASKRYYGVFAPPGTVFKKAGAKLKLTLGGGADYLSVATLPAIADLDLYYRHAYAFVNDTDVSYSYDPATSQVTTRFDARTQAVRSGFSSDTMLALYPHQWKVSPTALTDKTYPSIRGTLKVREGSSFTTVDRFYGMVPQFTEPTNPEYSRARMLEYLTTLDQETSGNIKAADAYWQGKTLHPLAMGVLAANEMGETALRDKFLSRIRSVLTDWYTYTNGEPDYFLYYNEDWGTTYYKTSEFGANYGITDHHFTYGYYVFASAVLATFDGQFRTDYGPMVEHLIRDYANPSDSDPLYPRFRSFDPYQGHSWAGGYADNNDGNNQEAAGESLFGWVGQYMWSLLTGDAANRDAAIYGFTTELKAIEQYWFNYDGDNWLPGWTHKSVGQVYGSSYFYGTFFSGEPVHIYGIHWLPTAEYLTSYGLDKTKAAGLYAGFVADNGGPETTWQHIVWPIQALSNPQAVLAKWNASTMQKNEIFNTYWFANSMATLGERTRDIWATGWTSASVYKKNGQYRAQVWNPTSQAVTVVFKNAAGTTGTATIGPKSLVVVNPVGNSSAADQWPGIGQPTPTPTPSATPTPSATPTPTPSATPTPSATPTPSATPTPTPSASPSANLALNRAATASSVEGPFEAKLAVDGRTDTRWASAYSDQPQWLTVDLGSTQSIGRVSVDWEAAYAKSYKIQVSADGQAWTDLYSTAAGDGGVDSLTVSGSGRYVRLYATVRGTAFGYSVHELGVYAPTAPTSGLLSGGKPVLASSVEAPFVAESAVDGDGGTRWASASGSDPQWIRVDLGAARSLSRIKLVWETAYAKSYKLQASSDGQTWTDLYSTTTGDGGTDELTVSGSARYVRMLGTERATAYGYSLWSFEVYGS, from the coding sequence ATGATGGACGATCGAAAAGGACGGCCGGCGGGCGCGGCCCGCAGGCGGGGAAAGAGCTGGAAGGCGCTGCTGGCGGCGGGGCTCGCGGCCGCGGCCGTAGCGCCTGCCGGCGGAGCTGGCGGCGGAGGCGTGGCGCATGCCGCCGAATCGCGGCTGATCTCGCAGGGGGCGGCGGCCTACGCGAGCTCCTCCGAGGGAGGCAACGCGGCCGAGCTGGCGGTGGACGGCAACGACGGCAGCCGCTGGGGCAGCCGCTGGGGCTCGGACAACGAGTGGCTGTACGTCGATCTCGGCGCGGCGGCGGCGATCGACCGCGTGAGCATCCTGTGGGAAGGCGCCTACGCCAAGGGCTACAAGGTGCAGGTATCGAACGATGAGATCAACTGGACGGACGTCTACTCGACGGCGGCCGGCGACGGCGGCGTGGACGACCTGGCGGTGCAGGCATCGGGACGGTTCGTCCGGGTGCAGGGCACGAAGCGCGCGCTCGATGCCTACGGCATCTCGATTTTCGAGCTCAAGGTATACGGCACGGGCGGCGCCTACGAGCCGCCGCCGAGCTACGGTCCCAACGTCGCCTTGAACCGGCCGGTGCAGGCTTCCTCCTACGAGCAGTCCGGCTACCTGCCGCCGGGAGCGACGCTGCCCGCCAACGCGGTCGACGGCAATCCGTCCACCCGCTGGGGCTCCAACCATACGAACAACGAGTGGTTCTACGTCGATCTCGGCAGCAAGCGCACGCTCGGCCGGATCGTGCTGAACTGGGAATCGGCCGGCCGGGCGTTCGACCTGGAGGTATCCGACAACGCGACGAGCTGGACGCCGATCTACCGCGAGCTGCACGGCGCCGGCGGCCGCCAGGACATCGCCGTGTACGCCAGCGGCCGCTACGTCCGGATGAAAGGCATCGGACGGGCGACGAGCTTCGGCTACTCGCTGTACGAGTTCGAGGCGTACGATTACGTCGAGGGCCAGCCGAAGCCGACCTATCCGATTCCGGCGCTGCCGACGCCCGCGACCGTGCAGGCAGGCATGGGCAGCTATCTGACCCGCGACATCGGCATGCCGCAGCCGCGCTTTCCGCAGTACAAGAGCGCCTCCGTGCAGGCGCCGATCGCCTCCAACGACTGGTGGCAGTCGCTGCTCATCAAGCCGCTCGGCGACGCGCTGATTACGCTGCCGCTCAAGTCCGCCTTCACCAAGCAAGGGCTCGGCATCCAGAATCCCGGTGCGGGCAAGCTCGGCGCGGGCGGCGGCTCGGTCAACGCGGGCGGGGCTCCCGACCTGTACCTGACCTCGTCGGACATCGGCGCGGCCAAGATGGCGAACCGCGTCAGCGGCTACGGCGACTTCCACGTCACGACCGCGCTCAGCGACAACGCGATGGACAAGATGAAGATCACGCTGGTCAAGGGCTCGCCCTACGTCTATGGCCGCTTCGCCAACCCGGCGTCGCCGGAGCTCTACTCCGCGCTCGTCACGGGCATCGTCGACGGCTCCGGCCAGCCGATCCTGACGACCGACGGTGCGACGTACACGGGCGACCGCATCGGCCTGCTCGTCGACAACCCGGACGGAGGCGCCGCCTCCAAGCGCTATTACGGCGTCTTCGCTCCTCCGGGCACCGTCTTCAAGAAAGCCGGGGCCAAGCTGAAGCTGACGCTCGGCGGAGGCGCGGACTACCTGTCGGTCGCCACGCTGCCGGCCATCGCCGACCTGGACCTCTACTACCGCCACGCCTATGCGTTCGTGAACGATACGGACGTCTCGTACAGCTATGATCCGGCGACGTCCCAGGTGACGACCCGCTTCGACGCGCGCACGCAGGCGGTGCGCAGCGGCTTTTCGTCCGATACGATGCTGGCGCTCTACCCCCATCAGTGGAAGGTCTCCCCGACCGCGCTGACGGACAAGACCTATCCGTCGATCCGCGGCACGCTGAAGGTGCGCGAGGGCAGCAGCTTCACGACGGTCGACCGCTTCTACGGCATGGTGCCGCAGTTCACGGAGCCGACCAATCCGGAGTACTCGCGCGCCCGCATGCTCGAGTATCTGACGACGCTCGACCAGGAGACGTCGGGCAACATCAAGGCCGCCGACGCCTACTGGCAGGGCAAGACGCTGCATCCGCTGGCGATGGGCGTGCTCGCGGCCAACGAGATGGGCGAGACGGCGCTGCGCGACAAGTTCCTTTCCCGCATCCGTTCGGTGCTGACGGACTGGTACACGTACACGAATGGAGAGCCGGACTATTTCCTCTACTATAACGAGGACTGGGGCACGACGTACTACAAGACGAGCGAGTTCGGCGCCAACTACGGCATCACCGACCATCACTTCACCTACGGCTACTACGTGTTCGCCTCGGCGGTGCTGGCGACGTTCGACGGCCAGTTCCGCACCGACTACGGCCCGATGGTGGAGCATCTGATCCGCGATTACGCCAACCCGTCGGACAGCGATCCGCTGTATCCGAGGTTCCGCAGCTTCGATCCGTACCAGGGCCATTCGTGGGCCGGCGGCTATGCCGACAACAACGACGGCAACAACCAGGAGGCGGCGGGCGAGTCGCTGTTCGGCTGGGTCGGCCAGTACATGTGGAGCCTGCTGACCGGCGACGCGGCCAACCGCGACGCGGCGATCTACGGCTTCACGACGGAGCTGAAGGCGATCGAGCAGTACTGGTTCAACTACGACGGTGACAACTGGCTGCCGGGCTGGACGCATAAGTCCGTCGGACAGGTGTACGGCAGCTCGTACTTCTACGGCACGTTCTTCAGCGGCGAGCCGGTCCATATCTACGGCATCCACTGGCTGCCGACCGCCGAGTACCTGACCAGCTACGGGCTGGACAAGACGAAGGCCGCCGGGCTGTACGCCGGCTTCGTCGCCGACAACGGCGGTCCGGAGACGACGTGGCAGCATATCGTCTGGCCGATCCAGGCGCTCAGCAACCCGCAAGCGGTGCTGGCGAAGTGGAACGCCTCGACGATGCAGAAGAACGAGATCTTCAACACGTACTGGTTCGCGAACAGCATGGCGACGCTCGGCGAGCGGACGCGGGACATCTGGGCGACCGGCTGGACGTCGGCATCCGTGTACAAAAAGAACGGCCAGTACCGGGCGCAGGTGTGGAATCCGACGAGCCAGGCGGTGACGGTCGTCTTCAAGAACGCGGCCGGCACGACCGGCACCGCGACGATCGGGCCGAAGTCGCTCGTCGTCGTCAACCCGGTCGGCAACTCAAGCGCGGCCGACCAGTGGCCGGGCATCGGCCAGCCGACGCCGACACCGACGCCAAGCGCGACGCCGACGCCGAGCGCGACACCGACACCGACGCCGAGCGCGACACCGACGCCGAGCGCGACGCCGACGCCAAGTGCAACGCCGACGCCGACGCCGAGCGCTTCGCCTTCGGCGAACCTCGCCTTGAACCGCGCCGCGACCGCCTCCTCCGTCGAGGGGCCGTTCGAAGCGAAGCTGGCGGTGGACGGACGGACCGATACGCGCTGGGCGTCCGCTTACAGCGATCAGCCGCAGTGGCTGACCGTCGATCTCGGCAGCACCCAATCCATCGGGCGCGTAAGCGTCGATTGGGAGGCGGCTTACGCCAAGTCGTACAAAATTCAAGTGTCTGCGGACGGCCAAGCGTGGACCGACCTGTACAGCACGGCGGCGGGCGACGGCGGCGTCGACTCGCTGACGGTCAGCGGCAGCGGCCGCTACGTCAGGCTGTACGCGACAGTGCGCGGCACGGCGTTCGGCTACTCCGTGCATGAGCTCGGCGTGTACGCG
- a CDS encoding YunC family protein, whose product MMQLVPIPLGDGQTALGVEVKLPKTTLLAVTTDKGYIMCGALDVALFDSNPKLKERGVLAARAVGVRTLQELLDAPLESVTEAARAEGLAVGMKGIDAVRKLASL is encoded by the coding sequence ATGATGCAACTGGTTCCGATCCCGCTCGGGGACGGACAGACGGCGCTCGGCGTCGAGGTGAAGCTGCCCAAGACGACGCTGCTCGCCGTGACGACGGACAAAGGCTACATCATGTGCGGCGCGCTCGACGTAGCGCTGTTCGACAGCAATCCGAAGCTCAAGGAGCGGGGCGTGCTGGCGGCGCGGGCCGTCGGCGTGCGCACCTTGCAGGAGCTGCTGGACGCGCCGCTGGAATCGGTCACCGAAGCGGCGCGAGCGGAGGGGCTGGCGGTCGGCATGAAAGGCATCGACGCGGTGCGCAAGCTGGCTTCCCTCTGA
- a CDS encoding helix-turn-helix domain-containing protein, translating into MYKAMLVDDESFDLLGLEALIPWASLRIEIVYSTSRPIAALQYASEHPLDILITDIRMPVLTGLELARRLKEPLPELRTLFLSGYEDFGYAREALALKADGYILKPVDDDEIMAALAGIVSQLDAARTGRLVGLPPLRAARADEPAAGASDGGELLERLADAVRQYRLVDICDLAAELLRLPEAREPGQLQPFALHAVSRLEGYVDGAGAGAGVAAGAPLGVARFGELGRLTRPAEVESWVRLRAFELSERIRSRRAWRLLPDIEAYVRERLATPLTLREVALRFAYSPSHFGVLFKERTGVAFNEFLARERMERARELLVRPGFKVYEIAEQVGYNSLPYFIRTFRELYGVTPGDYRRQA; encoded by the coding sequence ATGTACAAGGCGATGCTCGTCGATGACGAAAGCTTTGACCTGCTCGGATTGGAGGCGCTGATTCCGTGGGCCTCGCTGCGAATTGAAATCGTTTACAGCACGAGCCGTCCGATCGCCGCGCTGCAATACGCCTCCGAGCATCCGCTCGATATCCTCATCACCGACATCCGCATGCCCGTCCTGACGGGGCTGGAGCTGGCGAGGCGGCTGAAGGAGCCGCTGCCGGAGCTGAGGACGCTGTTCCTAAGCGGATACGAGGACTTCGGCTATGCCCGCGAGGCGCTCGCGCTCAAGGCCGACGGCTATATCCTCAAGCCGGTCGACGACGACGAGATCATGGCGGCGCTTGCCGGCATCGTCTCGCAGCTGGACGCGGCGCGTACCGGCCGGCTCGTCGGGCTGCCGCCGCTCCGGGCCGCCCGAGCGGACGAGCCGGCTGCGGGCGCTTCGGACGGGGGCGAGCTGCTGGAGCGGCTGGCCGACGCGGTGCGGCAGTACCGGCTCGTCGACATCTGCGATCTGGCGGCGGAGCTGCTGCGGCTGCCGGAGGCGCGCGAGCCGGGGCAGCTGCAGCCGTTCGCGCTGCATGCCGTCTCGCGGCTGGAAGGCTACGTCGACGGAGCGGGGGCGGGAGCCGGCGTCGCGGCGGGAGCCCCGCTCGGCGTCGCCCGCTTCGGCGAGCTCGGGCGGCTGACGCGGCCGGCCGAGGTAGAGTCGTGGGTGCGCCTGCGGGCGTTCGAGCTGTCCGAGCGGATCCGCTCCCGCCGCGCCTGGAGGCTGCTGCCGGACATCGAGGCCTACGTGCGGGAGCGGCTGGCGACGCCGCTGACGCTGCGCGAGGTCGCGCTGCGCTTCGCCTATTCGCCGAGCCATTTCGGCGTGCTGTTCAAGGAGCGCACCGGCGTCGCCTTCAACGAGTTCCTGGCGCGCGAGCGCATGGAGCGGGCGCGCGAGCTGCTCGTCCGGCCGGGCTTCAAGGTCTATGAGATCGCCGAGCAGGTCGGCTACAACAGCTTGCCGTATTTCATCCGGACGTTCCGCGAGCTGTACGGGGTCACGCCGGGCGACTACCGGAGGCAGGCTTGA
- a CDS encoding cache domain-containing sensor histidine kinase codes for MAKPRLPFHAKLLLTYVLLVLASAAAVGGYAYVTSSRAAESSARANLDVAMDQMRSNIEYRLEEIDRAARQLEGDQPLSRYLSGYYLDWERHQAMTEQVLPRLEAAASLPRAAIRLTLYLERPAAIGERYEAETGQALSQGVRSFEIRHAPEAGWYRELALQPGLPVWRQVGQDERYGYISLLRPIVNYETFRPIGAVRVAVKLQDIFEDAEPGRMGGDSRVYVRSLSGEPLYPEATQAEQAAEAAGGRLPTEGAAAAPGQLRLEKKLGPMPATLVALVPLETFQRHSAEVRNLTIAVCLGSVLLMSAISIVPARAFSRRVTKLTHSLRAFRDGDYGRRLRYRGRDEFADIAASFNEMASTTQRLIDEVYVSDLAKKEAELQLLHSQINPHFLSNTFSSISRMAKLGAIDKLHEMIRELASFYRMSLNKGELTVRLAKELQIAESYLSIQNIKHGGRIRYRIDCPEELRDCETVKFVLQPFVENVLEHAWAEEEIGIAVSARRQEERLVLEVTDDGIGMTAERAAAVLGGGPDGPGYGIRNVDARIKLHYGDGFGASIRSAPGEGTTVRLELPLRAAPGAGQVPQ; via the coding sequence ATGGCAAAGCCGCGCCTGCCGTTTCATGCCAAGCTGCTGCTGACCTACGTGCTGCTCGTCCTGGCGAGCGCCGCCGCCGTCGGCGGCTATGCGTACGTGACGTCCTCCCGCGCCGCCGAGTCCAGCGCGCGCGCCAATCTGGACGTCGCGATGGACCAGATGCGCAGCAACATCGAATACCGCCTGGAGGAGATCGACCGCGCCGCCCGTCAGCTGGAGGGCGATCAGCCGCTCTCGCGCTACCTGTCCGGCTACTACCTCGACTGGGAGCGTCATCAGGCGATGACGGAGCAGGTGCTGCCGCGTCTGGAGGCGGCGGCGTCGCTGCCGCGCGCGGCGATCCGGCTCACGCTCTACCTCGAGCGGCCGGCCGCCATCGGCGAGAGGTACGAGGCCGAGACCGGACAGGCGCTGAGCCAAGGCGTCCGCAGCTTCGAGATCCGCCATGCGCCGGAAGCCGGCTGGTACCGCGAGCTCGCGCTTCAGCCCGGCTTGCCGGTATGGAGGCAGGTCGGACAGGACGAGCGCTACGGCTATATCTCGCTGCTGCGGCCGATCGTCAACTACGAGACGTTCCGCCCGATCGGGGCCGTCCGGGTCGCCGTCAAGCTGCAGGACATCTTCGAGGACGCCGAGCCGGGCCGGATGGGCGGGGACAGCCGCGTGTACGTCCGTTCCCTCTCGGGCGAGCCGCTCTATCCGGAGGCGACGCAGGCGGAGCAGGCGGCAGAGGCGGCGGGCGGGAGGCTTCCGACGGAGGGGGCGGCCGCCGCGCCGGGGCAGCTGCGGCTCGAAAAGAAGCTCGGCCCGATGCCCGCGACGCTCGTCGCGCTCGTGCCGCTCGAGACGTTCCAGCGCCATTCGGCCGAGGTGCGGAATCTGACGATCGCCGTCTGCCTCGGCAGCGTGCTGCTCATGAGCGCGATCAGCATCGTGCCGGCGCGGGCGTTCTCGCGGCGCGTCACGAAGCTCACGCACAGCCTGCGCGCGTTCCGCGACGGCGACTACGGCCGCCGGCTCCGCTACCGGGGGCGGGACGAGTTCGCCGACATCGCCGCCTCGTTCAACGAGATGGCGTCGACGACGCAGCGGCTCATCGACGAGGTCTACGTCAGCGATCTGGCCAAGAAGGAGGCGGAGCTCCAGCTGCTCCACAGCCAGATCAACCCGCATTTCCTCTCCAATACGTTCTCCTCGATCAGCCGCATGGCCAAGCTCGGCGCGATCGACAAGCTGCATGAGATGATCCGCGAGCTTGCCTCGTTCTACCGCATGAGCTTGAACAAAGGGGAGCTGACGGTGCGGCTCGCCAAGGAGCTGCAGATCGCCGAATCGTACTTGAGCATCCAGAACATCAAGCACGGCGGGCGCATCCGCTACCGGATCGATTGTCCGGAGGAGCTGCGCGACTGCGAGACGGTCAAGTTCGTCCTGCAGCCGTTCGTGGAGAACGTGCTGGAGCATGCCTGGGCGGAAGAGGAGATCGGGATCGCCGTCTCCGCCCGCCGCCAGGAGGAGCGGCTCGTGCTGGAGGTGACGGACGACGGCATCGGCATGACCGCCGAGCGCGCCGCCGCCGTGCTCGGCGGCGGACCGGACGGGCCCGGCTACGGCATCCGCAACGTCGACGCGCGCATCAAGCTGCATTACGGCGACGGCTTCGGCGCGTCCATCCGCAGCGCGCCGGGCGAGGGGACGACGGTGCGGCTGGAGCTCCCGCTGCGCGCGGCGCCGGGAGCGGGGCAGGTTCCGCAATAA
- a CDS encoding type 2 periplasmic-binding domain-containing protein: protein MDGRMDKPPAGRSAGTGRRSGTRRAAALAATALGAAALALAAGAAYSGLEAPRSADAPVRIQLKALSDAKSGTAADAPGEPDRTTRPNRMVQPDGAVPTPLAAKVKPVSFSQFVLYDWYTPPTWAERPHAGWITRELGVEVRPVRAAGSPPTQLNAMVVGGSLPDALVLDRGKDVERLAAAGLLVPLDGYLAAYPEFERTIGRDTLDMLRSSDGRLYQIPNWFIRGEEGSGNAAYLVNRTLHRALGSPPLDTWEQLEAYLRRVKAAFPEVVPLEAGETRDGAEPQLLGMLYSGADEGRNPAFAAPGAGGVFGVPREGRLTSVYRDPAFRETVRFANRLYREGLARPDGLTQTRDQIVERLKRGGAAVFASYDAVVEGVGREVNHALAEARPGEGYDAVWPLRRSGVDPERVYPGGYNRLGWNVNVITRAASDPEAIFSFMNWAVSEEGQTIFFFGPPGLFYDRVEDGVPIPNEAYERRDPGAYDQLKLGEFNWYGNTSFINAAKAERESRLAGRGSDWTASAQARITFRTSLDMTEFSNLDPLPSSPEGIVMERLRQHYKETVPRLLLARSEREAERELEEAAEEADRLGYGAVLEWKTARWRDNLRILGRESVMNDAGQPRAKGAETDVQGDARR from the coding sequence ATGGACGGGCGCATGGACAAGCCGCCGGCCGGACGAAGCGCCGGGACGGGCCGAAGAAGCGGGACGCGCCGCGCCGCCGCACTGGCGGCCACGGCTCTCGGCGCAGCGGCGCTGGCGCTCGCGGCAGGGGCGGCGTACAGCGGATTGGAGGCGCCTCGTTCAGCGGACGCTCCCGTGCGGATTCAATTGAAAGCGCTATCGGATGCAAAAAGCGGCACGGCTGCCGATGCTCCGGGCGAGCCGGACCGGACGACCCGGCCGAACCGGATGGTCCAGCCGGACGGGGCCGTCCCTACGCCGCTCGCCGCCAAGGTGAAGCCGGTCTCGTTCAGCCAGTTCGTGCTCTATGACTGGTATACGCCGCCGACATGGGCGGAGCGGCCGCATGCCGGCTGGATCACGCGCGAGCTCGGGGTCGAGGTGCGTCCGGTGCGCGCCGCCGGCTCGCCGCCGACGCAGCTGAACGCGATGGTCGTCGGCGGCAGCCTGCCCGATGCGCTCGTGCTCGACCGGGGCAAGGACGTGGAGAGGCTGGCCGCCGCAGGGCTTCTCGTGCCGCTCGACGGCTATCTAGCCGCGTACCCGGAGTTCGAGCGGACGATCGGGCGGGACACGCTGGACATGCTGCGCAGCTCGGACGGGCGGCTGTACCAGATTCCCAACTGGTTCATCCGAGGCGAGGAAGGCAGCGGCAACGCCGCCTATCTCGTCAACCGGACGCTGCATCGCGCGCTCGGCTCGCCGCCGCTCGACACGTGGGAGCAGCTCGAGGCGTATCTGCGGCGCGTCAAGGCCGCGTTCCCCGAGGTCGTCCCGCTGGAGGCGGGCGAGACGCGGGACGGCGCCGAGCCGCAGCTGCTCGGCATGCTGTACAGCGGAGCGGACGAAGGGCGCAATCCCGCCTTCGCCGCGCCGGGGGCGGGCGGCGTGTTCGGCGTGCCGCGCGAGGGCCGGCTGACGTCGGTGTACCGCGACCCGGCCTTCCGCGAGACGGTGCGGTTCGCGAATCGCCTGTACCGCGAAGGGCTGGCCCGCCCGGACGGCCTGACGCAGACGCGCGACCAGATCGTCGAACGGCTCAAGCGCGGCGGTGCGGCGGTGTTCGCCTCCTACGACGCCGTCGTCGAAGGGGTCGGCCGGGAGGTGAACCACGCGCTCGCGGAGGCGCGTCCCGGCGAGGGCTACGACGCCGTCTGGCCGCTGCGCCGGTCCGGCGTCGATCCGGAGCGCGTCTATCCCGGCGGCTACAACCGGCTCGGCTGGAACGTGAACGTCATCACGCGGGCGGCCAGCGATCCGGAGGCGATCTTCTCCTTCATGAACTGGGCCGTCAGCGAGGAGGGGCAGACGATCTTCTTCTTCGGCCCGCCCGGGCTGTTCTACGACCGCGTCGAGGACGGCGTGCCGATCCCGAACGAGGCTTACGAGCGGCGCGATCCCGGGGCGTACGACCAGCTCAAGCTCGGCGAGTTCAACTGGTACGGCAATACGAGCTTCATCAACGCCGCCAAGGCCGAGCGGGAGAGCCGGCTCGCCGGCCGGGGAAGCGACTGGACGGCCTCCGCGCAGGCGAGGATCACGTTCCGCACCTCGCTCGACATGACCGAGTTCTCCAATCTCGATCCGCTGCCTTCGTCGCCGGAGGGCATCGTCATGGAAAGGCTGAGGCAGCACTACAAGGAGACCGTGCCGAGACTGCTGCTCGCGCGCAGCGAGCGGGAGGCGGAGCGCGAGCTCGAGGAAGCGGCGGAGGAAGCCGATCGGCTCGGGTACGGGGCCGTGCTGGAGTGGAAGACGGCCCGCTGGCGCGACAACCTGCGGATACTCGGGCGGGAGTCGGTCATGAACGATGCGGGGCAGCCGCGCGCGAAAGGAGCGGAGACGGATGTACAAGGCGATGCTCGTCGATGA
- a CDS encoding LacI family DNA-binding transcriptional regulator, giving the protein MVTIKDIARAAGVSHTTVSRALGGSPQIKRETRERIARIAADMNYSPSFSAKSLVQRRTYTIGLFFSSIAQGTSASFLAEAIKGIRRQIGEEYLLSVAGLDTMERHDSVTPRRYDGILLMSQSDADNGFIYHVRQASLPLVVLNRQLDDPAISTVSARDRDGVAEAVAYAASRGHRRFALIEGRSGFRSTAQRRAGFIDGLIRHGLPLREECFMPGDYGPESGHAAMQRLLDLEERPSVVICSNDDMAIGAMNACHARGVAIPSGMSLIGFDDIPYARYASPALTTVARPVAEIARLGAELLMARMHDPSLAPSQLLVKTGLMARDSVADIS; this is encoded by the coding sequence ATGGTCACCATCAAGGACATCGCCCGCGCGGCCGGCGTCTCCCACACGACCGTCTCGCGCGCGCTAGGCGGCAGCCCGCAGATCAAGCGCGAGACGCGCGAGCGCATCGCCCGCATCGCCGCCGACATGAACTACTCGCCCAGCTTCAGCGCCAAGAGCCTCGTCCAGCGCAGGACGTACACGATCGGCCTGTTCTTCTCCAGCATCGCGCAGGGCACGTCGGCCAGCTTCCTCGCCGAGGCGATCAAGGGCATCCGCCGGCAGATCGGCGAGGAGTACCTGCTGTCCGTCGCCGGCCTCGACACGATGGAGCGGCACGACTCCGTCACGCCGCGACGCTACGACGGCATCCTGCTCATGAGCCAGAGCGACGCGGACAACGGCTTCATCTACCATGTCCGGCAGGCCTCGCTGCCGCTCGTCGTGCTCAACCGCCAGCTGGACGACCCGGCCATCTCGACGGTATCGGCCCGCGACCGGGACGGCGTCGCCGAAGCGGTCGCCTACGCCGCCTCCCGGGGGCATCGCCGCTTCGCGCTCATCGAGGGGCGCAGCGGATTCCGCTCGACCGCCCAGCGCCGGGCCGGCTTCATCGACGGCCTCATCCGGCACGGCCTGCCGCTGCGGGAGGAGTGCTTCATGCCGGGCGACTACGGTCCCGAAAGCGGCCACGCCGCCATGCAGCGCCTGCTGGATCTGGAGGAGCGTCCGAGCGTCGTCATCTGCTCCAACGACGACATGGCGATCGGCGCGATGAACGCCTGCCATGCGCGCGGCGTCGCGATCCCCTCCGGAATGTCGCTGATCGGCTTCGACGACATCCCCTATGCGCGCTACGCCAGTCCGGCGCTGACGACCGTCGCCCGTCCGGTGGCGGAGATCGCCCGGCTCGGAGCGGAGCTGCTGATGGCGCGCATGCACGATCCCTCTCTCGCGCCGAGCCAGCTGCTGGTGAAGACCGGACTGATGGCGAGGGACAGCGTGGCGGATATAAGCTAG